One Podarcis raffonei isolate rPodRaf1 chromosome 3, rPodRaf1.pri, whole genome shotgun sequence genomic region harbors:
- the PTRHD1 gene encoding putative peptidyl-tRNA hydrolase PTRHD1 has protein sequence MAALSWTSLPGVLLSLPLPELRSPPSYWRSPDFREPRAPPSRDKMAARALVQYVVLRGDLRREPRSWPLGASVAQACHAALAVVHAHYQHPDTAAYLAQGGSMRTVVLEAPDECALTALAEVLQQNNIDHKVWIEQPENIATCIALRPYPKEHVHQYLKKFKLLK, from the exons ATGGCTGCCCTTTCGTGGACCTCCCTTCCTGGCGTCCTTCTCTcgcttcccctcccagaactccGTTCGCCGCCGTCCTATTGGCGGAGCCCGGACTTCCGGGAGCCGCGCGCCCCGCCTAGCCGGGACAAGATGGCGGCGCGGGCGCTGGTTCAGTACGTGGTGCTGAGGGGGGACCTTCGGCGGGAGCCCCGCTCGTGGCCCTTGGGCGCCTCGGTGGCGCAGGCCTGCCACGCGGCCCTGGCAGTGGTGCACGCGCACTACCAGCACCCGGACACGGCGgcctacctggcccagggcggcaGCATGAGGACCGTCGTGCTGGAG GCCCCAGATGAGTGTGCATTGACTGCGTTAGCAGAGGTACTGCAGCAAAACAACATTGATCACAAAGTGTGGATTGAACAGCCAGAGAACATTGCCACTTGCATTGCCCTTCGCCCATACCCTAAGGAGCACGTACACCAGTACCTGAAGAAATTCAAACTGCTGAAATGA
- the CENPO gene encoding centromere protein O gives MKARIKELRRQRDLLRAKLEVCRSQIVGVKDKTKSGPLTSKATEIQQVLLEWKTESAKELLHVFRLTGLSGKRTKQGVCLCISTAFEGTYLDSYYLDLHIRQPVRILRHSVPPFIPLEHIARKHLQTDIKRFLSVLSNHLNAYAGRKFQADQLQERFAAFLEGHLQGNSLYNLLKFNYGVAGEGQTFPFTAKLTYGDPMSAFPTEVTVACKENSPASMLDMAAVHLPLFQEKSLHEAFHCITTSEENQSPSSLPGLPASSTGVTSDDNTAL, from the exons ATGAAAGCAAGGATCAAGGAACTGAGGCGTCAAAGAGATTTGCTGAGGGCCAAATTGGAAGTGTGTCGTTCTCAA ATTGTTGGGGTCAAAGACAAAACCAAAAGTGGTCCTCTGACTTCTAAGGCTACAGAGATTCAACAAGTCCTTCTGGAGTGGAAGACTGAGAGCGCCAAGGAGTTACTACACGTCTTTCGTCTGACAG GCCTCAGTGGGAAGCGGACCAAGCAAGGAGTCTGTCTGTGCATCAGCACTGCCTTTGAAGGCACCTACCTGGACTCCTATTACCTGGACCTCCACATACGCCAGCCAGTCCGGATCCTGCGCCACTCCGTTCCGCCCTTCATCCCCTTGGAGCACATCGCTCGCAAGCATCTGCAGACAGACATCAAGCGCTTCTTGTCTGTGCTCTCAAACCACCTGAACGCTTACGCTGGGAGAAAATTCCAGGCAGATCAGTTACAG GAGCGTTTTGCTGCTTTCCTTGAAGGACATTTGCAGGGGAATTCCTTATACAACCTACTCAAATTTAACTATGGCGTGGCAGGAGAAGGTCAGACTTTCCCATTCACAGCAAAACTAACTTACGGAGATCCTATGAGTGCCTTCCCAACCGAGGTCACTGTTGCATGTAAAG AAAATTCTCCAGCCTCTATGCTAGACATGGCGGCAGTTCATTTGCCCCTGTTCCAAGAGAAATCGCTTCATGAAGCTTTTCATTGCATCACAACCTCAGAAGAAAATCAGAGCCCATCTTCTTTACCGGGTTTGCCTGCCTCTTCCACGGGCGTGACTTCCGATGACAACACGGCTCTCTGA